The Callithrix jacchus isolate 240 chromosome 20, calJac240_pri, whole genome shotgun sequence genome has a window encoding:
- the AGRP gene encoding agouti-related protein, with the protein MLTAAMLSCALLLALPAMQGAQMSLAPLEGIRRPDHVLFPELPGLGLQAPLKKTTAEQGEEDLLQEAEALAEVQDLQDREPRSPRRCLKLQESCLGQQVPCCDPCATCYCRFFNAFCYCRKLATATNSCSHA; encoded by the exons ATGCTGACTGCAGCGATGCTGAGCTGTGCCCTGCTGCTGGCACTGCCTGCCATGCAGGGAGCCCAGATGAGCTTGGCCCCCCTGGAGGGCATCAGAAGGCCTGACCACGTCCTGTTCCCAGAGCTCCCAG GCCTGGGCCTGCAGGCCCCACTGAAGAAGACAACTGCAGAACAGGGAGAAGAAGATctgctgcaggaggctgaggccttgGCAGAG GTACAAGACCTGCAGGACCGCGAGCCCCGCTCCCCACGCCGCTGCTTAAAGCTGCAGGAGTCCTGCCTGGGACAGCAGGTGCCTTGCTGTGACCCGTGTGCCACATGCTACTGCCGCTTCTTCAACGCCTTCTGCTACTGTCGCAAGCTGGCTACTGCCACAAACTCCTGCAGCCACGCCTAG